In Myxococcales bacterium, the DNA window TCGACGGGCACGGGCGCATGCTGATCCGCGTGCTCGACGGGCTCACTGTGGGGGACGGCCGCGGCGAAGCCTTCGACGTCGGTGAGCTGTCGACCTATCTCAACGACGGGGTCCTGATCGCGCCGAGCATGCTGCTCTCGCCCGACGTGACTTGGTCCGAGGTCGACGCTCATTCGTTCGACGTGTCACTCACGGATCACGGTCGCACAGCGAAGGCGCGGGTGTTCATCGACGAGCGCGGCGCACCCCTCGACTTCGAGACGAGCGACCGCTTCTACGCAGATCCGAAGAACGCCAACAAGACCACGCGCTGCCGCTGGACGACACCCGTCGAGGGGTGGCAGGAAGTCGGCGATCGCAAGCTGCCCACTCGCGGCAAGGCCATCTGGCATCCGAGCGGAGAAGAGGATCTCGTGTACGCGGAGCTCGACTTCTTGCCGGACACCCTGGCGTTCAATGTCGCGCCGGGTCAGTGAGGGTCCGGAGCTCGCTCACACTCGCGCAGCTCGTCCTCGAGGACCGAGAGCCGCGCTCCCTCCGCCAGGCGCAGCCAGCGCGTCCTCGGCAGTTGCACGGCGACGACACGGGCCCGGCGCTGAGAGCGACGAGGGGGTGGAGCTCCGGTCTCGTCCATCGGTTCCGGCGGCGCGAACAGCGGCTGGAAGCGCGTGCCGGCCCGCAAGCTCCCGACCCGCGAGCGCACCTCGCCCACCTCGGCGATCAGCGAAAGGTCGCGCGCGCAGGTCTGTCCCCCGGAGATCATGGGAAGCCGCGTGCGGTGCCGCCCGCCCAGCCGACCAAACTGGTTCACGGGAGGTGCCGGCCCGAGATCGGCCGAGTCCACCCAGCCGAAGAGAATGAAGGATGCTGCGTCGATCAGGATCCGCGACGAACCGCGCTGAGTCTCGAGCACCTCCGCGCGGAGCCCAGAGAGGAGCGAAGCCGGCGGGGTTTCCCCGATCGCCGTAGTGAGCGCCGCCCCCTGGCGCAACACGAGCTTCTCCGGCAGGTGGGCGCGCTTTGTAATCAACTCCCGCGCGCTGAAGCTGGCAGCCAAGAGATCGAGCTCGGCGCACGCGATGTCGTCCTCGACCACCTCGGGTGAGGCGAGTCGACTCTTGGCATCGACACCGACGCGCAGCTTGCCGGCGGCTCCACCCATCCACCGCAGCGGGACGTGGAACTTCGGCACGAGGAAGCCGCCGAGCGCGGTCGCCTTCTTGGCATAGAGCAGTAATTCACCAGCGGGCACGACGCCTTTCAGAACTACCTCGCCGTCGTCGATCACTGCGACGCTCGTGTGGGGCGCGCCCGGAGGCACGAAGATCTCGACGGGCGCCGCGTAGGCGGTTGCGAATCCAGTTTCACCGTCGGCGAGCCGGAGGGACTCGAAGCCCCAGCTCTTCGCGTTGAAGCGACAGGCAGTAGCTGCTGGTTCGAGGACTTCGGGCAGCGCCTGGGATGGTGCCGGGGCCGCGGGAGCGGGTGGGCCGGCGGAGGCGGCAGCGGGGATCTCGAGCCGGGGGCCGACGGGGGCTCGGTGCGCGGGGCCGCGCTCGGCTGCACACGCTGCGGTGAGCCCGAGCGCGAGGCCGCCAATTCGCGGGATGAAGCTGCGGTTCACTCCGCCAGCAGAGTACATCGATCCCACAGACACGCGGCCGCGGCGGGCGCGTGGGTACGAAGTGGCGTGCCGAGCGCGAATGGGCGGCGCCCCCACCCAGTCTTTTCCGGTGTCCCGGAGCACTTGGGCTTGGCGCTGGCGTGGTGGGGGGACGCCGTACCCTGCGCAAGTGGCTTCCGGCTGGCGCGACAAGCGGCCGCCTCTCCCAGCGCAAGTGGGTTTCCATCTTCGTGTTGGATTCGTGCGGAGGCCCTCCCCGTCGCGGGTCGTCGCGCGCGCCTCGTACAGGGGGAGTATGGCTTGCGCAATTCGCGGAGGTGGATTGGCCTGCTGATGAGGTCGCGCCCGAAGACGGCCTCGGCGGCGAGGAGATTGTGCGCGCGGCAGAGCACGCGCAGGTTGTCGGGATCGGCGCTCCCGCCCAGCGCGCGCGGCTGCTTGTGGTCGAGCTCGAGAAACGCGCGCGCCGTGCAGCGCTCCCCATGCGAGCTGGTGTAAGTGCAGCGCTCGCCATCGCGAGCGAAGACCTCGCGCCGCGTCGGATTGCTCACGTGCTCGCCGTCCGAGCGTCGGGGGCGGGCGGGGCGCGCGGCCTTGCCGAGCTTCTTCCTCTCGAGATCGTTCAGCAGGAGATCGACGGCGCGCTCGACCACGAGCGCGAGGTCGCGGCTCGGGTTCACGTGACTCGTGAGATCGAGCGCGCGCTCCAGTTTGCCACGCAGCTCC includes these proteins:
- a CDS encoding HNH endonuclease, which translates into the protein MSEGEAYRRIVAARLARKFPVIPALVASGKVHLSALALLKSHLTPDNHAELLDLICGKTKREVQTLVAHLAPRPDVPSRMRKLPPRRPPSLSTCDTSARGAAQIQVLAPERHAVHFTASTELRGKLERALDLTSHVNPSRDLALVVERAVDLLLNDLERKKLGKAARPARPRRSDGEHVSNPTRREVFARDGERCTYTSSHGERCTARAFLELDHKQPRALGGSADPDNLRVLCRAHNLLAAEAVFGRDLISRPIHLRELRKPYSPCTRRARRPATGRASARIQHEDGNPLALGEAAACRASRKPLAQGTASPHHASAKPKCSGTPEKTGWGRRPFALGTPLRTHAPAAAACLWDRCTLLAE